The sequence ATTCTCCGGAATTCCTCAAACTTCAGATGGAACAGCACTTTTTCCATGGTGGAAGCGCTGATGATCGGGAGTTTGCTCACACGCTTACTGAAATCTGCTGAATACCGATGAACGGGGTGAGTTCAAGCTCTTCTCCTTGCTCTCGCCTTTCTTCCAGACACACTTCAACAACTTCCTGAAGATTGTGTCGCAGCTCATCAAGGGTTGCGCCTTGCGTATGCGCTCCGGGGAGCGCTGGAATAGTGCCGACAAAAAGCTGTGTATCAGGATCGAACTCGATATAGGCAGTCAGGGTGTGTTTTTGCATCACTGGTCCTCTCTCACCGGTCCCGATGGTCGCGCGTCTGGCCGGGAGCCTTGGGGTGGGCGTAGGGGTGGGGGCGCTCGGTGGCCACCTCAAACGGAATGGCCTCCAGGTGGGCCATGCTGTCCCGGTAGGCGGCGACCAGGCGGTCTTCGCCCTCGTAATTAAACGGGTCTTGGAGGCGTTTCTCGATTTCCCCGCCCCGTTCCGGTTGATGCTCGACATACCACCTGACGGTGCTGGTCAGGGCGTCTTCGACCGTGTGGACATCGGTGTAGCCGAGCTGCTTCTTGATCTTGGTCAGATCGACGACCCGGTGGTGGGAGCTTTGCTGCATGGCATACGGATGGGACGGGCGGGCGATATGGTGCGGCATGCTGACAATATCCCACTCGTAGTCCAGCTCCTTGGAGATGACCTCAACGACCTGACGCAGGCTGAACTGCTGCTCGTCGCCACAGTTATACAGCTGGCCGGCCGAGGCTTCGGGCTGATCCACGGCCAGCAGAACGGCGTGGGCCAGATTGCCCGCATAGCCGTGGGTAAACAGCATCAGCCCGGCATCCGGCAGAATGATATACGGCCGCTTATCCAGGATACGCCGGATGACGCTCCACTCGCGGGGGACGAGTTGGTACGGGCCGTAGACGTAGGGATAGCGGAAGTAGGCGGCGGTCGGGTGGGTTTCCAGGACGGCCTGCTCGGTCTGGGCAATCAGATACGCAAAGCGCAGTTCCTCCTCGCTATCGACCACCGGCGCGTCTTCGGGAACCGCCCCCTTCAGGCCGGGCGGGAACAGCGCATAAGCGTCCATATAGCCCCGATAGCTGGCCACCCCACCGACCCCGACAAAGCGGCCGACTTTGCCGACCAGGGCTTCGGCCACAAAGCGGATGCGACCATAGGTCACCACGGCCAGATCAAAGGTTCGTGTGCCCAGGGCCTCATCAATGGTTTCCCGAAAGTGCGGGTCGCCGTGAATATGTTCGACCTGGGGCGGTATCTCGGGAATTTCGTGGGTTCCGCGGTGAAAAATCGTGACCTCATAGCCCCGTTCGATCAGGCCATTGACGATAAACGGGCCGGTTGGGCCAGTCCCTCCGACGACAAGTGCTTTCATTTGTCCTCCCTATTCTTCGGCATCAGTCCCCACCATCCAGAATCCGAGCGATATCTCGTCCACCGTACAGGACACGCTCGATGAAAACGGTCTGCTCTGTGACACGGTAAAAAATAAGATGTCTGGTAAACCCTCGAATGCGCCAGATGCGGAGTCCCTGTAACCGTGGATGGGAAGTCTGGTACTGTCTGCCCATTTCCGGTTGTTGCGCTAACTGTTCAAACGTCCTGCGTGCGGCTGTAACAAATCGCCTGGCAGCAGACGGACTATCTTGCAGAATATCCGTGGTCGTTGCAACGAGGTCTTCTTCCACCGCTCGCTCAACAACAAGCTGCCGTTTCACGACTTTCCAGGCTGATTTTTTCGTGCCGTCGGCTCTCGGACGATCCCTTCAAGGCGATCCCAAAACTCTGGGGTCAACTCGCGGTAGTCGCCCCGTTCCACCGCTTCCAGCAACTTCGCTTCCAGCTGCTGCCGGGTTGCTTGGTCCTGGTCGGCACGAATGAGGGAGCGGACATACTCGCTCACCGTATGAAAGCCCTGACTGGCGATACGCTCCTTAATGAACATTTCCATCGTCGCTGGAACAGGGACGCTCAAGATTTTCTTTGCATGGATTTCGGCGCTCATAAGCGCAGTCTATCAGTCGTCTGATTTATTCACAAGAAATCATATCCTGAAGAGTGTCCTGGTCCTTGTACACTCTGCTGTTCAAGGGCATAAAAGCTCCTGTTGCGAGGGAACACCCATGCCGATTGCCGCGGCTGCCAAACCAAAAGACATCAAGGACTACTACGCGGCTCTGGACGCCTACGCTGAGCAGGGCGTGACGCATGAAGGGGCGGTGCGTTCGGCCTTTCAAAATCTGCTGGTCGAGACCGGTCGGCGGGCCGGCTGGACGCTCATCCCGGAGTTGCCGCTGGGGTCCATCCGGCCTGACGGGACGTTTCGGGATGAGTATTTCCTCAACCGCGGCTACTGGGAAGCCAAGGACACGAAAGATCGGCTTGAAGCCGAAATCGAGAAGAAAAGAGCCAAAGGCTATCCGCTGACAAACACGATTTTTGAAGACACCCGACACGCCTACCTGTACCAGAACGGTCAGGTCGCCATGCAGGTTGACCTGACCGAGCGGGAACAGCTCAGCAACCTGCTCATCACCTTTTTCTCGTACACGGAACCCGCCCATGAGGACTTCGGCACGGCGGTGGGCGATTTCAAGCAGCGCGTGCCGGACCTGGCCCGCGGCCTTGTCCAGATCATCCAGGCTGCCCACACCACCAACGCCAGATTCAAGCGGGCGGTTGCCAGTTTCTTTGAGCTGTGCCAGGACTCGCTGAATCCCAACATCAGTGAAGCGGCGGTTGACGAGATGCTGGTGCAGCATCTTTTGACCGAGCGGCTCATTCGGACGATTTTTGACAGTCAGGATTTTACCCGCCGGAACGTGATTGCGGCCGAGGTGGAAAAAGTCATCGACGCCTTGGTCAGCAGGGCGTTCAACCGGCATGAATTTCTGAAACGGCTCGACCCGTTCTATCTGGCTATCGAGTCCGCCGCCCGAACGATTACGGATTTCAGCGAGAAGCAGCACTTCCTGAACGCCGTCTACGAGCGCTTCTTTCAGGGCTACTCAATCAAGGCAGCCGATACCCTTGGCATCGTCTACACGCCCCAGGAAATTGTCGATTTCATGTGTTCAAGCGTCGAGCAGGTGCTCAAGGAAGAGTTTGGCAAGCAGCTCAGCGACCCGGGCGTGAACATTCTCGACCCCTGCACGGGAACCGGGAATTTCGTGGTGAACCTCCTGCGCCGCATTCCCAGGCGCGACCTGCGGCGCGTGTACACCGAGCAGCTGTTTGCCAACGAGGTCATGCTGCTGCCGTACTACATCGCCGCGCTCAACATCGAACATGCCTACTACGAACGCACCGGCGAGTATGAGCCGTTCGACGGCCTGTGCTTTGTTGACACGCTCGAACTGGCAGAGGGCAGCGAGCAACAATTTGCCTTTATGACCGAGGAGAACACCGCACGGGTAGAACGCCAGAAGACCGCCCCTATTACCGTTATTATCGGCAACCCGCCCTACAACGTCGGACAGATTAACGAAAACGACAACAACAAAAACCGGAAGTACAAAGTCATCGATGAGCGTATCAGAGTCACGTATGCCAAGGATTCCAGGGCGAGCAATGTCAACAAGCTCTCTGACGCCTACGTGAAGTTCTTTCGCTGGGCTGTAGAGCGGCTGGAAGAGCGGGACGGGATTGTATGCTTTGTGACCAATAACAGCTTCGTGGATCAAACCACTTTCGATGGCGTAAGGAAAAACCTGTTGCAAGATTTCACGAGTATTTACCACGTCGATCTGCACGGCAACGTCCGGGAGAATCCCAAGCTCAGCGGGACAACTCACAACGTATTCGGTATCCAGGTTGGCGTCGGCATTACGGTTGCTGTTCGTAAGGGGCAGCACGTGGACCGTACCTT comes from Desulfurellaceae bacterium and encodes:
- a CDS encoding type II toxin-antitoxin system HicB family antitoxin, which translates into the protein MQKHTLTAYIEFDPDTQLFVGTIPALPGAHTQGATLDELRHNLQEVVEVCLEERREQGEELELTPFIGIQQISVSV
- a CDS encoding type II toxin-antitoxin system RelE/ParE family toxin, with translation MKRQLVVERAVEEDLVATTTDILQDSPSAARRFVTAARRTFEQLAQQPEMGRQYQTSHPRLQGLRIWRIRGFTRHLIFYRVTEQTVFIERVLYGGRDIARILDGGD
- a CDS encoding N-6 DNA methylase — its product is MPIAAAAKPKDIKDYYAALDAYAEQGVTHEGAVRSAFQNLLVETGRRAGWTLIPELPLGSIRPDGTFRDEYFLNRGYWEAKDTKDRLEAEIEKKRAKGYPLTNTIFEDTRHAYLYQNGQVAMQVDLTEREQLSNLLITFFSYTEPAHEDFGTAVGDFKQRVPDLARGLVQIIQAAHTTNARFKRAVASFFELCQDSLNPNISEAAVDEMLVQHLLTERLIRTIFDSQDFTRRNVIAAEVEKVIDALVSRAFNRHEFLKRLDPFYLAIESAARTITDFSEKQHFLNAVYERFFQGYSIKAADTLGIVYTPQEIVDFMCSSVEQVLKEEFGKQLSDPGVNILDPCTGTGNFVVNLLRRIPRRDLRRVYTEQLFANEVMLLPYYIAALNIEHAYYERTGEYEPFDGLCFVDTLELAEGSEQQFAFMTEENTARVERQKTAPITVIIGNPPYNVGQINENDNNKNRKYKVIDERIRVTYAKDSRASNVNKLSDAYVKFFRWAVERLEERDGIVCFVTNNSFVDQTTFDGVRKNLLQDFTSIYHVDLHGNVRENPKLSGTTHNVFGIQVGVGITVAVRKGQHVDRTLLYHRVPEGWRKEEKLSWLTKKQNVAGVEWRTLQPDERHTWILPPHADEFRALLPIGSRETKANKQRDEEALFKTFSIGVNTNRDAWVYCFDKNQLADQVQRSIETYNSEIDRWKRAKMPKDIDNFVVNDESKLKWSSRLKETFARGLYTDFEEGKMRNALYRPFTKRFLFFDSIMNHRQGISPYIFPTTDAEKENLLICVPSVGNRKDFGCMVTNLIPPLDLAFEKAQCFPFYVYNEDGTNRRENITDWGLQQFRDHYNDNTITKWDVFYYVYGLLHHSGYREKFADNLKRELPRIPFAPDFQAFASAGKQLARLHLEYEDLEPYDLQWIESDEVPLSYRVERLKLSKDKTALIVNDSLTLAGIPPDVFAYRLGNRSALEWVIDQYRVKTDKRSGIRSDPNRLDDEEYIVRLVGQVVRVSLETVSIVRGLPEDSGS